In one Vampirovibrio chlorellavorus genomic region, the following are encoded:
- the gatB gene encoding Asp-tRNA(Asn)/Glu-tRNA(Gln) amidotransferase subunit GatB yields MVTQAPVQYETVIGLEVHVQLKTDSKLFDPSPNAFGDEPNVNINTPCLGLPGALPVLNERAVEYAIRLGLALNCQIAEVTKFDRKQYFYPDLPKGYQISQYDYPICEHGSITLSNGRHVRILRAHLEEDAGKLVHAGAVGLAGSDYSLVDLNRAGSPLVEIVSEPDIRSAEEAREYMQQIRNIVRYLDVCDGNLEEGSMRCDANVSIRPVGSTEYGTKTEIKNMNSFRSVQRAIESEVARQIEIVEAGGKITQESRLWDEATQSTKTMRSKEEAHDYRYFPDPDLRPLAIPREQVEHLRQTLPELPHQRYDRLITGFGLSEYDAGVMVEFKEMGDFFELAVEHTDNYKAVSNWIQGDITAYLKNNKVSIFETKLSPKALAELVHLVDKNTISSAMAKKLLPELLEHGGEPEKLVQEKGMAQISDAGALRELIQKVIDANPANVEAYRGGKDKLFGFFVGQVMKESKGSANPELVNQLLKEMLA; encoded by the coding sequence ATGGTCACGCAAGCTCCCGTTCAGTACGAAACCGTAATCGGTCTGGAGGTTCACGTCCAGCTCAAGACCGATTCCAAGCTGTTTGACCCCAGTCCCAATGCCTTTGGCGATGAGCCCAACGTCAACATCAACACCCCGTGTCTGGGGTTGCCGGGGGCCTTGCCGGTTTTGAACGAACGGGCGGTGGAGTACGCCATTCGTTTGGGTCTGGCCTTGAACTGCCAGATTGCCGAAGTGACCAAGTTTGACCGCAAGCAGTACTTCTACCCCGACTTGCCCAAGGGCTACCAGATTTCCCAGTACGACTACCCCATTTGCGAACACGGCTCCATCACCCTGTCCAACGGACGGCACGTGCGCATTTTGCGGGCCCACCTGGAAGAAGACGCTGGCAAACTGGTTCACGCGGGCGCGGTGGGCTTGGCCGGGTCCGATTACAGTCTGGTGGATCTCAATCGGGCCGGTTCTCCGCTGGTGGAAATCGTGTCCGAGCCCGATATTCGCTCCGCCGAAGAGGCCCGGGAGTACATGCAGCAGATTCGCAACATCGTGCGCTATCTGGATGTCTGCGATGGCAACCTGGAAGAGGGTTCCATGCGCTGCGACGCCAACGTGAGCATTCGCCCGGTGGGTAGTACCGAGTACGGCACCAAGACTGAAATCAAGAACATGAACAGCTTCCGCTCCGTGCAGCGGGCCATTGAATCCGAAGTGGCCCGGCAAATCGAGATTGTGGAAGCGGGCGGCAAAATCACCCAGGAATCCCGCCTGTGGGATGAGGCCACTCAAAGCACCAAAACCATGCGCAGCAAGGAAGAAGCGCACGATTACCGCTACTTCCCCGACCCGGACTTGCGCCCCCTGGCCATTCCCCGGGAGCAAGTGGAACATCTGCGCCAAACCCTGCCGGAACTGCCGCATCAGCGTTACGATCGCCTGATCACTGGTTTTGGCCTGAGCGAATATGACGCCGGGGTCATGGTGGAATTTAAGGAAATGGGCGACTTTTTTGAATTGGCCGTAGAACATACCGACAACTACAAGGCCGTTTCCAACTGGATTCAGGGCGATATTACCGCTTATCTGAAGAATAACAAGGTGTCTATTTTTGAAACCAAGCTCAGCCCCAAAGCGCTGGCCGAGTTGGTGCATCTGGTGGACAAGAACACCATCAGTTCCGCCATGGCCAAAAAACTGTTGCCCGAGTTGCTGGAGCATGGCGGCGAACCGGAGAAGCTGGTGCAGGAAAAAGGCATGGCCCAGATTTCCGATGCGGGCGCCTTGCGGGAATTGATTCAGAAGGTGATTGACGCCAACCCGGCCAACGTAGAAGCGTACCGGGGCGGCAAGGACAAACTGTTCGGCTTCTTTGTGGGTCAGGTCATGAAAGAAAGCAAGGGCTCGGCCAACCCGGAGCTGGTGAACCAGTTGCTGAAGGAAATGCTGGCCTAG
- a CDS encoding DUF2145 domain-containing protein — MLKLPVWALPASQPAQSKNLSKEHQSARQLKSAMSPFAGAPPRDQFRSAAGRSVPQPRLKPLSSAGLPPLHNRKAEHYFMFFPSLYRREWNRSCPPPRPELAEPPFETVVINNPRKLEIAQRLSDWTLEQMKEAKADIAVLARGGSHISKTQDRTWMEHSGILIFNRKSQQWEIYNLLNDFCDQSPRCDIWRNQPLDFFYTQPNHDENAMLLIPDKALRKKLRRGIESGAYKKLQFTKDYNVITRFDGDRSLNCNKWVLMNLVAARSDDYEPQSVLAEIGKTFKPGRVLVCPIIRPLAKQHPTVLQSEAPLTGPLNTVTAESLYRSNFFEKKLFYDENTASRLGLLDRISETVFQSGD; from the coding sequence TTGTTAAAATTACCTGTCTGGGCGCTGCCTGCCAGTCAGCCTGCGCAATCCAAAAATTTGTCCAAGGAGCATCAATCGGCCCGGCAGTTAAAAAGCGCCATGAGCCCCTTTGCGGGCGCGCCACCCAGGGATCAGTTCAGGTCAGCCGCGGGGCGGAGTGTGCCGCAGCCACGGCTAAAGCCGCTCAGCAGCGCCGGTTTGCCGCCTTTACACAATCGCAAGGCCGAGCATTATTTCATGTTTTTCCCGTCTCTCTACCGGCGAGAGTGGAATCGCTCCTGTCCGCCGCCTCGCCCGGAATTGGCAGAGCCTCCTTTTGAGACCGTGGTCATTAACAATCCCCGGAAGCTGGAGATTGCCCAAAGGCTATCAGATTGGACGTTGGAACAGATGAAGGAGGCCAAGGCCGATATCGCGGTGCTTGCCCGGGGGGGAAGTCATATTTCCAAAACTCAGGACCGCACCTGGATGGAGCATAGCGGCATCCTGATTTTTAACCGAAAAAGTCAACAGTGGGAAATTTATAACCTGCTCAATGACTTTTGCGATCAGTCTCCCCGCTGCGATATTTGGCGCAATCAACCGCTGGATTTCTTTTACACCCAGCCGAACCACGACGAAAACGCCATGCTGCTCATACCCGACAAGGCCTTGCGGAAAAAACTCCGGCGGGGCATCGAGAGTGGGGCTTACAAAAAATTGCAATTCACCAAAGACTACAATGTCATTACCCGTTTTGACGGCGACAGAAGTCTCAATTGCAACAAGTGGGTGCTGATGAATCTGGTGGCCGCCCGTTCGGATGATTATGAGCCTCAATCCGTACTGGCGGAAATTGGTAAAACCTTCAAGCCGGGGCGGGTGCTGGTCTGCCCCATCATTCGCCCCCTGGCCAAGCAGCATCCAACCGTACTTCAGTCGGAAGCCCCTTTGACCGGGCCACTGAACACCGTCACCGCCGAAAGTTTGTACCGGTCCAATTTTTTTGAAAAAAAACTGTTTTACGATGAAAATACGGCCAGCCGACTGGGGCTATTGGACAGGATTAGCGAAACGGTCTTCCAGAGTGGGGACTAG
- a CDS encoding ATP-binding protein has protein sequence MLQSSSSHPSMDQGVDALLKACDREPIHTPGSIQPHGMLLVCTEPHWTIVQVSANADRYLGIAPDQILNRSLLEFLSEAQSLICQNALDSNILQAGNVVFLFQYECPGDAAKVLNVFAHRHKGFLIVELETVPLKAGLGHEALMFQLKNMLSRSSQEPQDTQQFWDPIIHDIKRITGFDRVMVYEFEPGGHGSIIAEVKEAHLETYLGLHYPATDIPRQARELYLLNTLRVIPDIHYEPVPIIPLINPVSGDLLDLSFSDLRSVSPVHVKYLQNMGVSGTLTISIVINNALWGLIACHHYSPIYVPYEVRTTLIVLARFISQEYSLRLQRREYQYQLELQTMKSHFIEFMARSETLVEALINFNPNIGDFIQTTGAVICEATRDDGEMNIHTIGSTPTHEEIKALIGWLQFNMTDSLYSTDELAKVYPPAEAYRRVASGLLAISLLPEPGNYVLWFRPEKIHTVSWAGDPTEGKDTLKPGDVLTPRSSFALWKESVKLKAEPWTSYELLAAREIRDIIVRLLLLKTEELRERNRELETLVEAKTQALIQSNQDLEQFAIIASHDLQAPLRKVSQFSHFLMTNAHQQLSAENQDYLERIQKSVYKMQLLIDDLLQLSKVTRKTLQFSPNNLRDVIMSAIRDLEPYIKSCKATVHIGDTLVIDCDPMQLHQLFLNLIENAVKFHKPDTLPMVSISAKALDNNWCEILVTDNGIGFDEIYLDRIFKVFERLHGVSSFEGTGIGLNIVKRVVERHFGTVTAHSKPGEGSTFIVQLPISQKQMGIVAQKTFALPDV, from the coding sequence ATGCTTCAGTCGTCATCATCGCACCCGTCGATGGATCAAGGTGTTGATGCCTTGTTGAAAGCGTGTGACCGGGAACCGATTCACACGCCAGGCAGTATTCAACCGCACGGGATGCTGCTGGTCTGTACAGAACCTCACTGGACGATTGTCCAGGTCAGTGCCAACGCAGATCGGTATCTGGGCATTGCGCCCGACCAGATTTTGAACCGCTCCCTGCTGGAGTTCCTGAGTGAAGCGCAGTCGCTCATTTGCCAGAACGCTTTAGACAGCAATATTTTGCAGGCGGGAAACGTTGTCTTTCTATTTCAGTATGAGTGTCCGGGCGATGCGGCGAAGGTGTTGAATGTCTTTGCGCATCGACACAAGGGGTTCCTGATCGTGGAACTGGAAACGGTGCCTCTGAAAGCAGGCTTGGGCCATGAGGCGCTCATGTTCCAGTTGAAAAATATGCTTTCCAGAAGCAGCCAGGAACCGCAAGACACGCAGCAATTCTGGGACCCCATTATTCACGACATCAAACGGATTACCGGTTTCGATCGGGTGATGGTTTATGAATTTGAACCCGGGGGACACGGCTCCATCATTGCTGAGGTTAAAGAGGCCCACCTGGAAACCTATTTGGGCCTTCACTACCCTGCTACCGATATCCCCAGGCAGGCCCGGGAATTGTACCTGCTGAATACGCTGCGAGTGATCCCGGACATCCACTATGAGCCGGTTCCGATTATTCCGCTGATTAATCCGGTGAGCGGGGATTTGCTGGATTTAAGTTTTTCTGACCTCAGAAGCGTGTCTCCCGTTCATGTCAAATATCTTCAAAACATGGGCGTGTCGGGGACACTGACTATTTCCATCGTCATTAATAACGCGCTGTGGGGGCTCATTGCCTGCCATCACTACAGTCCCATTTATGTTCCCTATGAAGTGCGAACGACTTTAATTGTTCTGGCCCGCTTTATTTCCCAGGAGTACAGTTTGCGTCTGCAACGTCGGGAGTATCAGTATCAATTGGAACTCCAGACCATGAAAAGTCATTTTATTGAATTTATGGCCCGTTCGGAAACGCTGGTGGAAGCCCTGATTAACTTTAATCCCAATATTGGTGATTTTATTCAAACCACCGGAGCGGTGATTTGCGAAGCCACCAGAGATGATGGCGAAATGAACATTCATACCATCGGCTCCACGCCCACCCATGAAGAAATCAAAGCCCTGATTGGCTGGCTTCAGTTCAATATGACGGACTCTCTGTATAGTACTGACGAACTGGCCAAAGTCTATCCGCCTGCCGAGGCTTACCGCAGGGTCGCATCTGGTTTGCTGGCCATTTCCCTGTTACCGGAGCCGGGGAATTACGTGCTATGGTTTCGACCTGAAAAAATCCACACGGTAAGCTGGGCGGGTGACCCGACAGAGGGAAAGGACACCCTTAAACCGGGGGACGTTCTGACCCCTCGATCCTCCTTTGCCCTGTGGAAAGAGTCCGTAAAGCTGAAAGCGGAGCCCTGGACAAGCTATGAGCTATTAGCCGCCAGAGAGATTCGCGATATTATTGTGCGCCTGCTGTTATTAAAAACCGAGGAGTTGCGGGAAAGAAATAGAGAACTGGAAACGCTGGTGGAAGCCAAAACCCAGGCCCTGATCCAGAGCAATCAGGATTTGGAGCAGTTTGCCATTATCGCTTCTCACGACTTGCAGGCGCCCTTGAGAAAGGTGAGTCAGTTCAGTCATTTTTTAATGACCAATGCCCATCAACAACTCTCGGCGGAAAATCAGGATTATCTGGAAAGAATCCAGAAGTCGGTTTATAAGATGCAGTTATTGATTGATGACTTGCTGCAATTATCCAAGGTGACCCGAAAGACGCTGCAATTTTCCCCCAACAACCTGCGCGATGTCATTATGAGCGCCATTCGGGATTTGGAGCCTTACATCAAAAGCTGCAAGGCCACCGTTCATATTGGAGACACCCTGGTCATTGATTGTGACCCCATGCAACTGCATCAGTTATTCCTGAACCTGATTGAGAACGCCGTCAAATTCCACAAACCCGATACCTTGCCCATGGTCAGCATTTCCGCTAAGGCGCTGGATAATAACTGGTGTGAAATTCTGGTGACGGATAACGGCATCGGGTTTGATGAAATTTATCTGGATCGCATTTTCAAGGTCTTTGAACGGCTCCATGGGGTCTCTTCCTTTGAGGGTACCGGGATTGGTCTGAATATCGTGAAACGGGTGGTGGAGCGGCACTTCGGGACCGTGACCGCTCACAGCAAGCCGGGTGAAGGGTCTACTTTTATCGTTCAGCTCCCCATCAGCCAGAAGCAAATGGGTATTGTGGCCCAAAAAACCTTTGCCTTGCCTGATGTCTAG
- a CDS encoding TolC family protein: protein MKIPGPGAALSSVVRLATILLWVELLFISGWAQATDTLTLEKAFQEALVNNPSLQAKKAELLIKEAEIVTASARLNPAIISDNGVAEKTYRLGIEQTIQLGGKRQKQIELSKARRDVLLAEIQNTAQSLRREVRHAYTHLYDAQQRLQTAEDIAGTNQRLMIVAEKRQEAGDVASLDVQYAKLAFLKAKNDAYMAFGEVASARTLLNALLGKPLAMTWDLTPPTIIQTETGQTQITEKLDELILQGEVTIQQATLEHLVNLALENRAELHQNLREMTVAERQLALAKANRLPDVSLTVGPDLVAEPGQRQVNVFAIANVPVPLFNRQQGPIQEAKAQKTQLEAQQKALKNSVILEVTNAYYQFTVNRQRIRQYEKELLPTAERVLVLSRQSFEVGKTGIYLPLAAQESYMNTRMEYLKALDEFQDSISNLERAVGKPL, encoded by the coding sequence TTGAAGATCCCGGGTCCGGGCGCTGCGCTGAGTTCGGTAGTGCGGTTGGCGACCATTCTTCTGTGGGTTGAATTACTGTTCATCTCAGGCTGGGCTCAAGCCACCGACACCCTGACACTGGAAAAGGCCTTTCAGGAAGCGCTGGTCAATAACCCGTCCCTACAGGCCAAAAAAGCCGAACTGCTGATCAAGGAGGCGGAGATTGTAACCGCCTCGGCCCGCTTGAATCCCGCCATTATCAGCGACAACGGGGTTGCCGAAAAGACCTACCGTCTGGGCATTGAGCAAACCATCCAACTGGGTGGAAAGCGCCAGAAGCAGATAGAACTGTCCAAAGCCAGACGGGACGTCCTGCTGGCCGAAATTCAAAATACGGCGCAGTCCCTGCGTCGTGAGGTGCGTCACGCCTACACCCACCTGTATGATGCTCAACAGAGGCTACAGACCGCAGAGGACATCGCTGGAACCAATCAGCGATTAATGATTGTGGCGGAAAAACGACAGGAAGCGGGAGATGTGGCCAGTCTGGACGTACAATATGCCAAACTGGCTTTTCTGAAGGCTAAAAACGACGCCTACATGGCGTTTGGAGAAGTCGCATCGGCCAGAACCCTCCTGAATGCCCTGCTGGGAAAGCCTTTGGCCATGACTTGGGACTTGACCCCACCCACGATTATTCAAACGGAAACCGGTCAAACCCAGATCACGGAGAAACTGGATGAACTGATTTTACAAGGCGAAGTGACCATTCAGCAGGCCACTCTGGAGCATCTGGTGAATCTGGCTCTGGAAAACCGTGCCGAGCTGCATCAAAATCTCCGGGAAATGACCGTGGCGGAGCGTCAGTTGGCCCTGGCCAAAGCCAACCGGTTGCCTGACGTCTCCCTGACCGTTGGTCCCGATTTGGTCGCCGAACCGGGGCAGCGCCAAGTGAATGTTTTCGCCATCGCCAATGTCCCCGTTCCTTTATTCAACAGACAACAGGGCCCCATACAGGAGGCCAAAGCCCAAAAAACGCAACTGGAAGCCCAGCAGAAAGCCTTGAAAAACAGTGTCATTCTGGAGGTAACCAATGCCTACTATCAATTCACCGTGAATCGTCAACGCATTCGCCAGTATGAAAAGGAGTTACTGCCCACAGCCGAACGGGTTCTGGTTTTATCCCGCCAGAGTTTTGAAGTGGGTAAAACGGGCATTTATCTCCCCCTGGCCGCTCAGGAATCATATATGAACACCCGCATGGAATACCTGAAAGCCCTGGATGAATTTCAGGACTCCATCAGTAATCTGGAACGGGCCGTCGGAAAGCCGCTCTAG
- the atpC gene encoding ATP synthase F1 subunit epsilon, whose amino-acid sequence MLLKIVTPERVVVETEVESFVGKTIDGMIGIQSRHIPLVTPLTVGIMSYTQNGQKYPLAVMGGLLSTDGKQVTVLTDAAELSREIDSVRATRAKERAEAELRQLSDRREIAQAQESLARALTRLKLVNGKKG is encoded by the coding sequence ATGTTATTGAAAATCGTAACCCCTGAGCGCGTGGTAGTGGAAACCGAAGTGGAATCGTTTGTCGGCAAGACCATCGATGGCATGATCGGTATCCAGTCCCGGCACATTCCGTTGGTCACCCCGCTGACCGTGGGTATTATGAGCTACACCCAGAACGGTCAGAAGTATCCGCTGGCTGTGATGGGCGGCCTGCTGAGTACCGATGGCAAGCAAGTGACCGTGTTAACGGATGCCGCTGAGTTGAGCCGGGAAATTGACTCCGTTCGGGCCACCCGGGCCAAAGAAAGAGCGGAAGCCGAGCTGCGTCAGCTGAGCGACCGGCGTGAAATCGCCCAGGCTCAGGAATCGCTGGCCCGTGCGCTGACTCGCCTGAAACTGGTCAACGGCAAAAAAGGCTAG
- a CDS encoding rhomboid family intramembrane serine protease — protein sequence MSLEPTPTPERNEAVQAGEPPFWRRCPLTLGFVLLLTLIYTLSSFPSGFQKPADGFIILGGFYPPLVHQGEWWRYITATLLHANPMHWFNNIAGLLIFGNLLEPLLGAPLLFSLYLGSAVGGLWLSSIMLPKGFTFGASAIDFGLVGAYLTLMLLARLQTNQAAFWKELRGALILSVIFVLWSITESATINFWAHLGGLLTGIGFMLILWLIRKRPAG from the coding sequence ATGAGTCTAGAACCCACCCCCACCCCTGAGCGGAATGAGGCGGTTCAGGCTGGCGAACCGCCTTTTTGGCGTCGCTGCCCCCTGACCCTGGGCTTTGTGCTGCTGTTGACCCTGATTTACACCTTGAGCAGCTTTCCCAGTGGCTTTCAGAAACCGGCTGACGGTTTTATTATTCTGGGCGGCTTTTACCCGCCACTGGTGCATCAGGGAGAATGGTGGCGCTACATCACCGCCACGCTGCTGCATGCCAACCCCATGCACTGGTTCAATAACATTGCAGGTTTGCTTATTTTCGGGAATCTGCTGGAGCCGTTGCTGGGAGCGCCCCTGTTGTTCAGCCTGTATCTGGGCTCGGCGGTGGGCGGGTTGTGGCTATCCAGCATCATGCTGCCCAAGGGCTTTACCTTTGGGGCTTCGGCCATTGATTTTGGGCTGGTGGGCGCTTATTTGACCCTGATGTTACTGGCCCGGCTACAAACCAACCAGGCGGCCTTCTGGAAAGAACTGCGCGGGGCCCTGATTTTAAGCGTTATTTTTGTGCTGTGGAGTATTACGGAAAGCGCCACCATTAACTTCTGGGCCCATTTGGGCGGCTTGTTGACCGGCATTGGCTTTATGCTGATTCTGTGGCTGATTCGCAAACGCCCGGCGGGGTAA
- a CDS encoding PPC domain-containing DNA-binding protein, with translation MVKVSRAFKADTVHMGRLEKGADIIQSLERFCLENNINAGWVNVIGALEKGTISYYDQREHGYHHQPLSGDYEIVSCSGNISLKDGKPFAHLHIVLSDTDYQTVGGHLWPGTTAIFAAEFVLFAFQGHSDSDLLERCPDVQTGLALW, from the coding sequence ATGGTCAAGGTTTCAAGGGCCTTTAAGGCCGACACGGTGCATATGGGCCGCCTGGAGAAGGGGGCCGACATCATCCAGTCGCTGGAGCGGTTTTGTCTTGAGAACAATATCAACGCGGGCTGGGTCAATGTCATTGGCGCGCTGGAGAAAGGCACCATCAGCTATTACGACCAGCGGGAGCATGGCTATCATCATCAGCCGCTGAGTGGAGACTATGAAATCGTCAGTTGCAGCGGCAATATTTCCCTGAAGGATGGCAAGCCCTTTGCCCATTTGCACATTGTGCTGTCCGATACCGATTACCAGACCGTGGGAGGGCACTTATGGCCGGGGACCACGGCCATTTTCGCCGCGGAGTTTGTGCTGTTTGCGTTTCAGGGGCACTCTGACAGTGACCTTCTTGAACGCTGCCCGGACGTGCAAACCGGGCTGGCCCTCTGGTAA
- a CDS encoding phosphoglycerate kinase translates to MTQKLTIRDIQNWQGKRALVREDFNVPLDAQLNITDDTRIREALPTLQYLTGQGAKVIIMSHLGRPKGKPSPEFSLAPVAKRLQELLPAIKVHFAATPLAEDTPAKIAQMGSGEILLLENIRFAPGEEKNDPALAKQLAALGDVYVNDAFGTAHRAHASTEGVAHYLQPKVAGLLMAKEIETLSTVLNSPEPLTAIIGGSKISTKITVLENLLEKVQHLVIGGGMLFTFLKAQGKAVGNSLVEDDFVDTARQLLSKGAGKIVLATDVVIADAFKADATSKTVSVDTIPDSWMGLDIGPDSVANLQGILKQSPLVLWNGPLGVFEFPVFANGTRQIAETLAQLTEQGLSRTVLGGGDTVAAIEQFGIDPNRYSHVSTGGGASLEFLEGKVLPGIAALDDASVPVA, encoded by the coding sequence ATGACGCAAAAATTGACCATTCGGGATATTCAAAACTGGCAGGGCAAACGGGCACTGGTGCGGGAAGATTTCAACGTACCGCTGGACGCCCAGTTAAACATTACCGACGATACCCGCATTCGGGAAGCCTTGCCCACCTTACAGTATTTGACCGGGCAAGGGGCCAAGGTCATCATTATGAGCCATTTGGGCCGCCCTAAAGGCAAGCCCTCCCCGGAGTTTTCGCTGGCCCCGGTGGCCAAGCGCTTGCAAGAGCTGCTCCCTGCCATTAAGGTTCACTTTGCGGCGACGCCCTTGGCGGAGGATACCCCGGCGAAAATCGCCCAAATGGGTAGCGGGGAAATCCTGCTGCTGGAAAACATTCGCTTTGCGCCGGGTGAAGAGAAAAACGATCCCGCGCTGGCCAAACAGTTGGCCGCTTTGGGCGATGTCTACGTCAATGACGCCTTTGGCACCGCCCACCGGGCCCATGCCTCCACCGAAGGGGTGGCTCATTACCTGCAACCCAAAGTGGCCGGTTTGCTCATGGCCAAGGAAATTGAAACCCTGTCCACCGTTTTGAATAGCCCTGAGCCGCTGACCGCCATTATTGGCGGCAGTAAAATTTCCACCAAAATTACGGTGCTGGAGAATTTGCTGGAGAAGGTACAGCACTTGGTGATTGGCGGGGGTATGCTGTTTACCTTCCTCAAGGCCCAAGGTAAGGCCGTGGGCAACTCCCTGGTGGAGGATGACTTTGTGGACACTGCCCGGCAATTGCTCTCCAAAGGGGCTGGCAAAATCGTGCTGGCCACCGATGTGGTCATTGCCGACGCCTTTAAGGCCGATGCTACCAGTAAAACCGTTTCTGTGGACACCATCCCGGATAGCTGGATGGGGCTGGATATTGGCCCGGACTCAGTGGCCAACCTGCAAGGCATTCTCAAGCAAAGCCCGTTGGTCTTGTGGAATGGCCCGTTGGGCGTGTTTGAGTTTCCCGTCTTTGCCAACGGCACCCGTCAAATCGCCGAAACCCTGGCCCAACTGACCGAACAAGGCCTTTCCCGCACCGTGCTGGGTGGTGGAGACACCGTAGCGGCCATTGAACAGTTTGGCATTGACCCCAATCGGTATTCCCACGTGAGTACCGGCGGCGGGGCCAGCCTGGAGTTTCTGGAAGGAAAAGTCCTGCCGGGCATTGCCGCCCTGGATGACGCTTCCGTCCCGGTGGCCTGA
- a CDS encoding aspartate kinase: protein MSPYSESPIIVQKFGGSSVADAEKIKKVARIIVDTFEKGYRTVAVISAMGDSTDDLVELAGQLSENPGGREYDALLATGEMVSVAAVAMAIQTMGYQAVSMNGAQAGIHTEDLHNRARILEIKTENMLNHLNQGYIVLVTGFQGINSKGDFTTLGRGGSDTSAVALTGALNAERCDIYTDVRGVYSTDPRVVPEAIKIDQISYIEMMELARVGAQVLHPRAVELARQGNIKLCKRSTFYLEDSGTMMIGEVSSDRGNAVTGIACDNSQSRFAVVGCPDQPGVAAEIFGSLANENISVDMIIQSLGKREGTNDIAFTINSTDAHDALRVLKAVQQKIGADTITSDTEIAKVSIVGAGMIDRPGIAAEMFEALSDNGINIKMISTSEIKISCLVDKAQGHEAVRAIHRKFFPHAHSAEDVMVNEKVGY, encoded by the coding sequence GTGTCCCCCTACAGCGAATCCCCCATCATCGTCCAGAAATTTGGCGGCAGTTCCGTAGCGGACGCCGAAAAAATCAAAAAGGTGGCCCGGATCATCGTGGACACTTTCGAGAAGGGGTACCGTACCGTGGCCGTTATTTCCGCCATGGGGGACTCCACCGATGATCTGGTTGAATTGGCCGGTCAATTGTCTGAAAATCCGGGCGGGCGGGAGTATGACGCCTTGCTGGCTACCGGGGAAATGGTCTCCGTGGCCGCTGTGGCCATGGCCATTCAGACCATGGGCTATCAGGCCGTCAGTATGAACGGGGCTCAGGCTGGCATTCACACCGAGGATTTGCACAACCGGGCCCGGATCCTGGAAATCAAGACCGAAAACATGCTCAACCACCTGAATCAGGGCTATATTGTTCTGGTGACCGGCTTTCAGGGGATCAACAGCAAGGGCGATTTCACCACGCTGGGCCGGGGCGGCTCGGATACCTCGGCGGTGGCCTTAACCGGGGCTCTGAACGCGGAGCGTTGCGATATTTACACCGACGTGCGGGGCGTGTACTCCACCGATCCCCGGGTGGTGCCCGAGGCCATCAAGATTGATCAGATTTCCTACATTGAAATGATGGAGCTGGCCCGGGTAGGGGCTCAGGTGCTTCACCCTCGGGCGGTGGAATTGGCCCGGCAGGGAAACATCAAGTTATGCAAACGCAGTACCTTTTACCTGGAGGATTCTGGAACCATGATGATTGGAGAAGTCAGCTCCGACCGGGGTAACGCCGTGACCGGCATCGCCTGTGACAACAGCCAAAGCCGCTTTGCCGTGGTCGGTTGCCCGGATCAACCGGGGGTGGCCGCCGAGATTTTCGGCAGTCTGGCCAACGAAAACATCAGCGTGGATATGATTATCCAGTCTCTGGGCAAGCGGGAAGGCACCAATGACATTGCCTTCACCATCAACAGCACCGATGCCCATGACGCCCTGCGCGTGCTGAAAGCCGTCCAGCAAAAAATTGGGGCGGACACCATCACCAGCGACACTGAAATCGCCAAAGTCAGCATTGTGGGCGCCGGGATGATTGATCGTCCGGGCATTGCCGCCGAAATGTTTGAAGCGCTCTCTGACAACGGCATCAACATCAAGATGATCTCCACCTCCGAGATTAAAATCAGCTGTCTGGTCGATAAAGCCCAGGGTCATGAGGCTGTTCGGGCCATTCACCGCAAGTTTTTCCCCCATGCCCATTCCGCCGAGGACGTGATGGTCAATGAGAAAGTGGGCTACTAA